In a single window of the Vitis vinifera cultivar Pinot Noir 40024 chromosome 6, ASM3070453v1 genome:
- the LOC100250225 gene encoding large ribosomal subunit protein uL10y produces the protein MGHVELLRQAMGLQPWATPNEGKLMWISRESYINGGLFVGAPARAGVVAPIDVVIQPGSTGLDPALTSFFQVLNIPTKINKGAVEIVVPVQLVKKGDKVGSSEAALLAKLGKKSFSYGLVVLSVSDNGSVFSPKVLDLTDDDLAEKFSAGVSMKASLSLAISYPTLAAALHMFINACNNVLTVAVVAEYSFPQAQQVKEYLKDPSKFAVVVAPVAAADSGAAPAEAAKEEESVESCDEGYCNLGLFDSAY, from the exons ATGGGCCACGTTGAGCTTCTCAGGCAAGCAATGGGCCTTCAGCCATGGGCCACTCCAAATGAAGGAAAACTGATGTGGATAAGTCGCGAATCTTACATTAATGGTGGCCTTTTC GTGGGAGCTCCTGCTCGCGCTGGCGTTGTTGCTCCTATTGATGTTGTTATTCAACCTGGAAGCACAGGACTGGATCCTGCTCTCACTTCCTTCTTTCAG GTGCTTAACATCCCAACCAAGATCAACAAGGGTGCAGTGGAGATAGTTGTCCCTGTGCAGCTTGTTAAGAAGGGTGACAAAGTGGGTTCATCTGAAGCTGCCCTTCTTGCAAAGTTGGGGAAGAAGTCATTCTCTTATGGTCTTGTTGTCTTGTCTGTTTCCGACAATGGGTCGGTCTTCAGCCCTAAGGTGCTTGATCTCACAGATGATGATTTGGCGGAGAAGTTTTCTGCTGGGGTCTCTATGAAAGCCTCTCTATCACTGGCCATCTCATACCCTACACTTGCTGCTGCACTCCATATGTTCATTAACGCCTGCAACAATGTCCTCACTGTTGCGGTAGTTGCAGAGTATTCCTTCCCACAGGCTCAGCAAGTGAAGGAATACCTAAAG GATCCAAGCAAGTTTGCGGTTGTTGTGGCCCCAGTTGCAGCTGCTGATTCTGGTGCTGCCCCGGCTGAGGCTGCCAAGGAGGAAGAATCAGTTGAGTCGTGCGATGAGGGATACTGTAATTTGGGTTTGTTTGATTCAGCTTACTAG
- the LOC100255399 gene encoding anthranilate synthase alpha subunit 2, chloroplastic isoform X2 has translation METLAASHRLLPANRRFDAAPTCGNSNCRATNVVFGNGRGLNGVSDNGRALTSGSLALVSSGRRWHAVACLSHSSPSLVDHSAKFFEAAKKGNLIPLHRSIFSDHLTPVLAYRCLVKEDDRDAPSFLYESVEPGIQSSNVGRYSVIGAQPTIEIVAKENMVTIMDHEAGSRTEEIVEDPMSIPRRMMEGWKPQLLDELPEAFCGGWVGYFSYDTVRYVEKKKLPFLSAPKDDRNLPDVHLGLYEDVLVFDHVKKQVFVIHWVRLDQYSSVEEAFNDGMNRLEALVSRVHDIVPPKLAAGSIKLQTGLFGPSLEKSTMTCDEYMKAVLEAKEHILAGDIFQIVLSQRFERRTFADPFEVYRALRIVNPSPYMTYLQARGCILVASSPEILTRVKKNRIINRPLAGTVRRGKTPKEDIMLENQLRNDEKQCAEHIMLVDLGRNDVGKVSKPGSVTVEKLMNIERYSHVMHISSTVTGELLDHLTSWDALRAALPVGTVSGAPKVKAMELIDQLEVTRRGPYSGGFGGISFSGDMDIALALRTIVFPSGSRFDTMFSYKDMNKRREWVAHLQAGAGIVADSVPADEQRECENKAAALARAIDLAESSFIEK, from the exons atGGAAACCCTAGCCGCTTCTCACCGTCTCCTTCCGGCGAATCGGAGATTCGATGCTGCTCCGACTTGCGGTAACTCTAACTGCAGAGCTACGAACGTTGTTTTTGGCAACGGGAGAGGTCTGAATGGAGTTTCGGATAACGGGAGAGCTCTGACATCGGGTTCTCTGGCTCTCGTCAGCTCAGGGCGTCGTTGGCATGCGGTCGCGTGCTTGTCTCACTCGTCTCCTTCACTAG TCGACCATTCAGCGAAGTTTTTTGAAGCTGCGAAGAAGGGAAATTTAATTCCTCTCCATCGATCCATATTTTCTGATCACTTGACTCCAGTTCTGGCTTATCGATGCTTGGTTAAGGAAGACGACAGGGATGCACCCAGCTTTCTGTATGAGTCGGTGGAGCCTGGTATTCAGTCTTCCAATGTT GGAAGGTATAGTGTCATTGGAGCCCAACCCACCATAGAAATTGTGGCAAAAGAGAATATGGTTACAATTATGGACCATGAAGCAGGTTCTAGGACAGAAGAGATTGTGGAGGATCCAATGTCCATTCCTCGGAGAATGATGGAGGGGTGGAAACCCCAACTCTTAGATGAACTTCCTGAAGCATTTTGTG GTGGGTGGGTTGGTTATTTCTCATATGATACGGTGCGTtatgtggaaaagaaaaagctGCCATTCTTGAGTGCCCCTAAGGATGATAGAAACCTACCTGATGTTCATCTAGGCCTCTATGAGGATGTGCTTGTGTTTGATCATGTGAAGAAG CAAGTGTTTGTGATTCACTGGGTGCGATTAGATCAATATTCTTCTGTTGAGGAAGCTTTCAATGATGGAATGAACCGATTGGAAGCTTTAGTCTCAAGAGTACATGATATAGTTCC CCCGAAGCTGGCTGCAGGTTCAATAAAATTACAAACTGGCCTTTTTGGTCCTTCATTGGAGAAGTCAACAATGACATGTGATGAATACATGAAAGCAGTATTGGAGGCTAAGGAACATATCCTGGCTGGGGATATATTCCAGATTGTATTAAGTCAGCGTTTTGAACGACGGACATTTGCAGACCCATTTGAAGTTTACAGAGCATTGAGAATTGTTAATCCAAGTCCATATATGACTTATTTACAG GCGAGAGGGTGTATTCTAGTTGCTTCCAGTCCTGAAATTCTCACGCGTGTGAAAAAG AACAGGATTATTAATCGACCTCTTGCCGGGACTGTTAGAAGAGGGAAGACACCTAAAGAAGATATCATGTTGGAAAACCAGCTTCGGAATGATGAAAAGCAGTGTGCTGAACACATTATGTTGGTTGATTTGGGAAGGAATGATGTTGGAAAG GTGTCCAAACCTGGTTCTGTGACTGTTGAAAAGCTCATGAATATTGAGCGCTACTCCCATGTCATGCACATCAGCTCCACg GTTACTGGAGAATTACTTGATCATTTAACCAGCTGGGATGCTCTACGTGCTGCATTGCCTGTTGGAACAGTTAGTGGGGCACCAAAG GTGAAGGCCATGGAGTTGATTGATCAGCTGGAAGTCACAAGGCGTGGGCCATATAGTGGTGGTTTCGGGGGAATTTCCTTTTCGGGTGATATGGACATTGCCCTTGCTCTGAGAACCATCGTGTTCCCATCTGGAAGCCGTTTTGACACAATGTTCTCATACAAGGATATGAACAAGCGGCGAGAATGGGTTGCCCACCTTCAAGCTGGGGCTGGTATCGTGGCTGATAGTGTTCCCGCTGATGAGCAGAGAGAGTGTGAAAACAAAGCTGCTGCCCTTGCCCGTGCCATTGATCTTGCGGAGTCTTCATTCAttgaaaaataa
- the LOC100258625 gene encoding probable NAD(P)H dehydrogenase (quinone) FQR1-like 3: protein MAATKVYIVYYSLYGHVEIVAREVQRGANTVHGVEATLWQIPETLPDRVLEKMKAPPKANDVAEIKPEQLSEADGFLFGFPSRFGMMPAQFLAFFDATDELWASQALAGKPAGIFWSTGFHGGGQENSALTTITKLAHHGMIYVPLGYTFGKGMFEMNEVKGGSSYGAGTYAGDGSRQPTELELQQAFYQGKYVAEIVKKLKVLPHPPAPA, encoded by the exons ATGGCAGCCACCAAGGTCTACATAGT GTACTACTCCTTATATGGGCATGTGGAGATTGTGGCACGGGAAGTACAGCGGGGAGCTAATACAGTTCATGGTGTTGAAGCAACACTTTGGCAG ATACCTGAAACACTCCCTGATCGGGTGTTAGAAAAGATGAAGGCCCCTCCTAAAGCAAATGATGTTGCAGAGATCAAACCAGAACAACTTTCAGAGGCTGATGGTTTTCTATTTGGGTTTCCTTCTCGTTTTGGCATGATGCCAGCACAATTCTTGGCCTTCTTTGATGCCACAGATGAGCTATGGGCATCTCAAGCTCTTGCAGGCAAGCCGGCTGGAATCTTTTGGAGTACTGGTTTCCATGGGGGAGGGCAGGAGAATTCTGC ATTAACAACCATTACGAAGTTAGCACATCATGGCATGATCTATGTTCCTCTTGGGTACACCTTTGGGAAAGGGATGTTTGAGATGAATGAGGTGAAGGGTGGCTCTTCCTATGGCGCTGGGACATATGCAGGAGATGGATCTCGTCAGCCCACAGAGCTGGAACTCCAACAAGCCTTTTACCAGGGTAAATATGTCGCAGAAATCGTTAAAAAGCTCAAAGTTTTGCCCCACCCTCCAGCCCCAGCATAG
- the LOC100245101 gene encoding cell division control protein 6 homolog B, translated as MPSIGAVRSESSGEVRSGSGSTPQKRRSISGGPISPPSPVKWKSPRRSVNGSPKTPSKEIEKDSDAKATRLHKSPMKNLSEIFLDKSKWNPGDSKQMSAAKEALHVSTVPSTVVCREDEQNRIMDFCKACIEHEKAGSLYACGCPGTGKSLSMEKVRRALVDWAGQAGFQPPDLLSINCTSLTNTQEIFSKILEKHQPRKKTKSSTSPLQHLRNIYSKKQQSSGMKMMLIIADELDYLITRDRTVLHDLFMLTTLPFSSCILIGVSNAIDLADRFLPKLQSLNCKPMVVTFRAYSKDQILKILQQRLMALPFPVFQPQALELCARKVAAASGDMRKALSVCRSVLEIVEAELRESVNSLSVSSEKGAFDQQTLPALDSLTNQEINIVRVDHMATALSKTFRSPIVDTIQSLPQHQQIILCSAVKLFRGGKKDTTVGELNKSYVDICKSVLVPPIGILELSSMCRVLSDQGLLKLGQAREDKLKRVTLKVDEADIAFALQGIRFFRNCLQ; from the exons ATGCCGTCCATAGGAGCAGTCAGATCGGAGAGTTCCGGCGAGGTTAGGTCCGGTAGTGGTTCGACGCCTCAGAAGCGGCGATCGATATCCGGTGGCCCGATTTCTCCACCATCGCCGGTGAAATGGAAATCCCCTCGCCGATCCGTCAATGGTAGCCCAAAAACTCCTTCAAAA GAGATCGAGAAAGATTCTGATGCTAAAGCCACAAGGTTGCATAAATCACCGATGAAAAATTTGTCAGAAATTTTTCTGGATAAATCCAAATGGAATCCAGGAG ATTCTAAGCAGATGAGTGCAGCGAAGGAGGCCTTGCACGTGTCAACAGTGCCTTCCACTGTTGTGTGCCGTGAAGATGAGCAGAACAGGATTATGGATTTTTGTAAGGCATGTATAGAGCATGAGAAAGCTGGGAGTTTATATGCATGCGGATGTCCAGGGACCGGAAAATCCCTGTCCATGGAAAAAGTGAGGCGAGCTCTCGTTGATTGGGCAGGACAG GCAGGTTTTCAGCCACCTGATTTGTTATCCATCAATTGTACTTCTCTAACAAATACTCAAGAGATTTTCAGCAAG ATACTTGAAAAACACCaaccaagaaagaaaaccaagagCTCTACCTCGCCTTTGCAGCATCTTCGGAACATTTATTCAAAAAAGCAGCAGTCATCTGGGATGAAGATGAT GCTGATAATTGCTGATGAATTGGATTATTTGATTACAAGAGACCGGACTGTGCTTCATGATCTATTCATGCTTACAACTTTACCATTCTCCAGTTGCATATTAATAG GAGTATCAAATGCTATAGATCTAGCGGATCGTTTTCTTCCAAAACTTCAGTCGTTGAATT GCAAGCCTATGGTTGTAACTTTCCGGGCTTACTCTAAGGATCAGATCCTCAAGATTCTTCAACAGAGGTTAATG GCACTTCCTTTCCCTGTCTTTCAACCACAGGCATTGGAACTTTGTGCAAGA AAAGTTGCAGCTGCATCTGGAGATATGAGGAAAGCACTTAGTGTATGCAG GAGTGTCCTTGAGATTGTAGAAGCAGAGCTGAGAGAATCCGTAAATAGCCTAAGTGTATCATCAGAGAAGGGAGCCTTTGATCAGCAAACACTTCCAGCTCTTGACTCCTTAACAAATCAGGAAATCAATATT GTGAGGGTTGACCACATGGCTACTGCTTTGTCCAAGACTTTTCGATCACCAATAGTAGACACTATACAATCTCTGCCACAGCACCAACAG ATTATACTATGCTCTGCTGTGAAGCTTTTCCGTGGGGGAAAGAAGGATACAACTGTAGGGGAG CTGAATAAATCTTATGTGGACATATGCAAATCAGTTCTAGTCCCACCAATTGGAATTCTAGAACTTTCAAGTATGTGCAGGGTGTTAAGCGACCAG GGCCTTCTTAAACTAGGTCAAGCTCGAGAAGACAAATTGAAAAGAGTAACATTGAAAGTAGATGAAGCAGATATTGCTTTTGCATTGCAG GGCATTCGATTTTTCCGGAACTGTCTTCAGTAG
- the LOC100255399 gene encoding anthranilate synthase alpha subunit 2, chloroplastic isoform X1, protein METLAASHRLLPANRRFDAAPTCGNSNCRATNVVFGNGRGLNGVSDNGRALTSGSLALVSSGRRWHAVACLSHSSPSLVFAVDHSAKFFEAAKKGNLIPLHRSIFSDHLTPVLAYRCLVKEDDRDAPSFLYESVEPGIQSSNVGRYSVIGAQPTIEIVAKENMVTIMDHEAGSRTEEIVEDPMSIPRRMMEGWKPQLLDELPEAFCGGWVGYFSYDTVRYVEKKKLPFLSAPKDDRNLPDVHLGLYEDVLVFDHVKKQVFVIHWVRLDQYSSVEEAFNDGMNRLEALVSRVHDIVPPKLAAGSIKLQTGLFGPSLEKSTMTCDEYMKAVLEAKEHILAGDIFQIVLSQRFERRTFADPFEVYRALRIVNPSPYMTYLQARGCILVASSPEILTRVKKNRIINRPLAGTVRRGKTPKEDIMLENQLRNDEKQCAEHIMLVDLGRNDVGKVSKPGSVTVEKLMNIERYSHVMHISSTVTGELLDHLTSWDALRAALPVGTVSGAPKVKAMELIDQLEVTRRGPYSGGFGGISFSGDMDIALALRTIVFPSGSRFDTMFSYKDMNKRREWVAHLQAGAGIVADSVPADEQRECENKAAALARAIDLAESSFIEK, encoded by the exons atGGAAACCCTAGCCGCTTCTCACCGTCTCCTTCCGGCGAATCGGAGATTCGATGCTGCTCCGACTTGCGGTAACTCTAACTGCAGAGCTACGAACGTTGTTTTTGGCAACGGGAGAGGTCTGAATGGAGTTTCGGATAACGGGAGAGCTCTGACATCGGGTTCTCTGGCTCTCGTCAGCTCAGGGCGTCGTTGGCATGCGGTCGCGTGCTTGTCTCACTCGTCTCCTTCACTAG TGTTTGCAGTCGACCATTCAGCGAAGTTTTTTGAAGCTGCGAAGAAGGGAAATTTAATTCCTCTCCATCGATCCATATTTTCTGATCACTTGACTCCAGTTCTGGCTTATCGATGCTTGGTTAAGGAAGACGACAGGGATGCACCCAGCTTTCTGTATGAGTCGGTGGAGCCTGGTATTCAGTCTTCCAATGTT GGAAGGTATAGTGTCATTGGAGCCCAACCCACCATAGAAATTGTGGCAAAAGAGAATATGGTTACAATTATGGACCATGAAGCAGGTTCTAGGACAGAAGAGATTGTGGAGGATCCAATGTCCATTCCTCGGAGAATGATGGAGGGGTGGAAACCCCAACTCTTAGATGAACTTCCTGAAGCATTTTGTG GTGGGTGGGTTGGTTATTTCTCATATGATACGGTGCGTtatgtggaaaagaaaaagctGCCATTCTTGAGTGCCCCTAAGGATGATAGAAACCTACCTGATGTTCATCTAGGCCTCTATGAGGATGTGCTTGTGTTTGATCATGTGAAGAAG CAAGTGTTTGTGATTCACTGGGTGCGATTAGATCAATATTCTTCTGTTGAGGAAGCTTTCAATGATGGAATGAACCGATTGGAAGCTTTAGTCTCAAGAGTACATGATATAGTTCC CCCGAAGCTGGCTGCAGGTTCAATAAAATTACAAACTGGCCTTTTTGGTCCTTCATTGGAGAAGTCAACAATGACATGTGATGAATACATGAAAGCAGTATTGGAGGCTAAGGAACATATCCTGGCTGGGGATATATTCCAGATTGTATTAAGTCAGCGTTTTGAACGACGGACATTTGCAGACCCATTTGAAGTTTACAGAGCATTGAGAATTGTTAATCCAAGTCCATATATGACTTATTTACAG GCGAGAGGGTGTATTCTAGTTGCTTCCAGTCCTGAAATTCTCACGCGTGTGAAAAAG AACAGGATTATTAATCGACCTCTTGCCGGGACTGTTAGAAGAGGGAAGACACCTAAAGAAGATATCATGTTGGAAAACCAGCTTCGGAATGATGAAAAGCAGTGTGCTGAACACATTATGTTGGTTGATTTGGGAAGGAATGATGTTGGAAAG GTGTCCAAACCTGGTTCTGTGACTGTTGAAAAGCTCATGAATATTGAGCGCTACTCCCATGTCATGCACATCAGCTCCACg GTTACTGGAGAATTACTTGATCATTTAACCAGCTGGGATGCTCTACGTGCTGCATTGCCTGTTGGAACAGTTAGTGGGGCACCAAAG GTGAAGGCCATGGAGTTGATTGATCAGCTGGAAGTCACAAGGCGTGGGCCATATAGTGGTGGTTTCGGGGGAATTTCCTTTTCGGGTGATATGGACATTGCCCTTGCTCTGAGAACCATCGTGTTCCCATCTGGAAGCCGTTTTGACACAATGTTCTCATACAAGGATATGAACAAGCGGCGAGAATGGGTTGCCCACCTTCAAGCTGGGGCTGGTATCGTGGCTGATAGTGTTCCCGCTGATGAGCAGAGAGAGTGTGAAAACAAAGCTGCTGCCCTTGCCCGTGCCATTGATCTTGCGGAGTCTTCATTCAttgaaaaataa